One stretch of Lachnospiraceae bacterium oral taxon 096 DNA includes these proteins:
- the rpoC gene encoding DNA-directed RNA polymerase subunit beta': protein MPENNETYQPIVFDAIKIGLASPEKILEWSHGEVKKPETINYRTLKPERDGLFCERIFGPSKDWECHCGKYKKIRYKGVVCDRCGVEVTKSSVRRERMGHIALAAPVSHIWYFKGIPSRMGLILDMTPRVLEKVLYFASYVVLDAKESGLTYKQVLSEKEYREAVEKFGFGSFRAGMGAEAILELLQGIDLEKDSEELKAQLDDASGQKRAKIIKRLEVVEAFKNSHNKPEWMIMSNIPVIPPDIRPMVQLDGGRFATSDLNDLYRRIINRNNRLARLLELGAPNIIIRNEKRMLQEAVDALIDNGRRGRPVTGPGNRALKSLSDMLKGKQGRFRQNLLGKRVDYSGRSVIVVGPELKIYQCGLPKEMAIELFKPFVMKELVANGTAHNIKSAKKMVERLQTEVWDVLEDVIKEHPVMLNRAPTLHRLGIQAFEPILVEGKAIKLHPLVCTAFNADFDGDQMAVHLPLSVEAQAECRFLLLSPNNLLKPSDGGPVAVPSQDMVLGIYYLTQERPGAKGEGKYFKSANEAILAYANHVVTLHSIIKVRMTKTMPDKRVLTGTVQTTVGRILFNEIIPQDLGFVDRSIPGNELKPEIGFLVKKKQCKQILEKVINVHGLSKTAEVLDDIKAIGYKYSTIASMTVSISDMTVPATKPKLIEDAQNTVDLIAKNYRRGLITDEERYKEVIETWKKTDDQLTKDLLTGLDAYNNIFMMADSGARGSDKQIKQLAGMRGLMADTTGHTIELPIKSNFREGLDVLEYFISAHGARKGLSDTALRTADSGYLTRRLVDVSQDLIVRETDCCEGKEIPFMEIKAFTDGKEIIESLEERITGRYIAETITDPDTGEVVVKANHMVTPKRAAAVMKVLEKTGRNSVKIRNILSCKSHNGICAKCYGANMATGQAVQVGEAIGIIAAQSIGEPGTQLTMRTFHTGGVAGGDITQGLPRVEELFEARKPKGLAIISEFAGVVEVKDTKKKREIVVTNNESGESKTYLIPYGSRMKVSDGQVIEAGDELTEGSVNPHDILKIKGVRAVQDYMLQEVQRVYRLQGVEINDKHIEVIVRQMLRKIKIEESGDSTVLPGVSMNVLEYNDMNEALIAQGKRPAKGNQAMLGITKASLATDSFLSAASFQETTKVLTEAAINGKVDHLIGIKENVLIGKLIPAGTGMKRYRNVKLDTDINMDDNIVLDDFEFDTNSEESPTIEE, encoded by the coding sequence ATGCCTGAGAATAACGAGACATACCAGCCGATTGTTTTTGATGCCATTAAGATCGGCTTGGCATCTCCGGAAAAGATTCTTGAGTGGTCCCATGGAGAGGTAAAAAAACCAGAGACCATCAATTATAGAACATTAAAGCCGGAGAGAGACGGTTTGTTCTGCGAGAGAATCTTTGGACCGAGCAAGGACTGGGAATGTCATTGTGGAAAGTATAAGAAGATTCGCTACAAGGGAGTTGTCTGTGACCGCTGTGGGGTTGAGGTCACAAAATCTAGTGTGCGCCGTGAGCGCATGGGGCATATTGCATTGGCAGCACCAGTTTCCCATATTTGGTATTTCAAGGGTATTCCATCACGCATGGGACTCATCCTTGATATGACACCAAGAGTATTGGAAAAGGTACTCTATTTTGCTTCCTATGTGGTGTTGGATGCCAAGGAATCCGGATTGACCTATAAGCAAGTTTTGTCAGAGAAGGAATACAGAGAAGCTGTAGAGAAATTTGGCTTTGGTTCATTCCGTGCAGGAATGGGTGCAGAGGCTATTTTGGAACTCTTACAGGGAATTGATTTGGAGAAGGATTCAGAGGAATTAAAGGCCCAATTAGATGATGCTTCTGGACAAAAGAGAGCAAAAATCATTAAAAGATTGGAAGTTGTTGAGGCATTTAAAAATTCTCATAATAAGCCAGAGTGGATGATTATGAGCAATATTCCTGTTATTCCACCAGACATCCGACCAATGGTACAGCTCGATGGTGGAAGATTTGCAACAAGTGATCTCAATGACTTGTACAGAAGAATTATTAATCGAAATAATCGTTTGGCTAGACTTTTGGAGCTCGGAGCACCAAATATTATTATCCGAAATGAGAAGAGAATGTTGCAGGAGGCTGTGGACGCTCTGATTGATAATGGAAGAAGAGGAAGACCAGTGACTGGTCCAGGAAACCGTGCACTCAAGTCGCTCTCGGATATGCTAAAGGGTAAACAGGGACGATTCCGTCAGAATCTTCTTGGCAAGCGTGTCGACTATTCTGGTCGTTCGGTTATTGTTGTTGGTCCTGAGCTAAAGATTTACCAATGTGGTCTTCCAAAGGAAATGGCCATCGAGTTATTTAAACCATTTGTGATGAAGGAACTTGTGGCCAATGGAACAGCACATAATATTAAGTCAGCAAAGAAGATGGTTGAGCGTTTACAGACAGAGGTCTGGGATGTGCTTGAGGATGTCATCAAAGAACATCCAGTAATGCTAAATCGTGCCCCTACATTGCACAGATTGGGTATTCAAGCATTTGAGCCAATTCTTGTTGAGGGTAAGGCAATTAAACTTCATCCGCTCGTGTGTACAGCGTTTAATGCAGATTTTGATGGTGACCAGATGGCGGTTCATCTTCCACTTTCCGTAGAAGCGCAGGCAGAGTGCAGATTCCTTTTGCTCTCACCAAATAACCTGTTAAAACCATCTGATGGTGGTCCAGTTGCCGTTCCTTCACAGGATATGGTTTTGGGTATTTATTATTTGACACAGGAAAGACCTGGAGCAAAGGGAGAGGGCAAGTACTTTAAGAGTGCCAATGAAGCTATTCTTGCCTATGCAAACCATGTGGTGACCTTGCATTCTATTATTAAGGTGAGAATGACAAAGACGATGCCAGATAAAAGAGTGCTGACAGGAACTGTGCAGACAACGGTTGGACGTATTTTGTTCAATGAGATTATTCCACAGGACTTGGGATTTGTGGACAGAAGCATTCCAGGTAATGAGTTAAAGCCAGAGATTGGTTTCCTTGTAAAGAAGAAGCAATGTAAGCAGATTCTGGAGAAGGTGATCAATGTTCATGGATTATCAAAGACAGCGGAAGTTTTGGATGACATTAAGGCCATTGGATATAAGTACTCAACCATTGCATCAATGACCGTATCCATTTCTGATATGACTGTGCCAGCAACAAAGCCAAAATTGATTGAAGATGCACAAAATACAGTTGATTTGATTGCAAAGAATTATCGCCGTGGCTTGATCACAGACGAAGAGAGATATAAAGAGGTTATTGAGACTTGGAAAAAGACGGATGACCAATTGACAAAGGACTTGTTGACAGGACTTGATGCCTACAATAATATCTTTATGATGGCAGACTCAGGAGCCCGTGGTTCAGATAAGCAGATCAAGCAGCTTGCAGGTATGCGTGGATTGATGGCCGATACAACAGGTCACACCATCGAACTTCCAATTAAGTCAAATTTCCGTGAAGGTCTCGATGTATTGGAGTACTTTATTTCTGCTCATGGTGCTAGAAAGGGACTTTCTGATACTGCACTTCGAACAGCCGATTCGGGATATTTGACAAGAAGATTGGTCGATGTATCGCAGGATTTAATTGTTCGAGAGACCGATTGTTGCGAGGGCAAGGAAATTCCGTTTATGGAAATTAAGGCGTTTACAGATGGTAAGGAAATCATCGAGAGCCTTGAGGAGAGAATTACAGGAAGATATATTGCGGAAACGATTACAGATCCAGATACTGGAGAAGTTGTGGTCAAGGCAAATCATATGGTCACACCAAAGCGTGCGGCGGCCGTGATGAAGGTATTGGAAAAGACAGGAAGAAATTCTGTAAAAATTAGAAATATCCTTTCCTGTAAGAGTCACAATGGTATTTGTGCAAAGTGTTACGGTGCAAATATGGCGACAGGTCAAGCCGTACAGGTTGGAGAGGCAATTGGTATTATTGCAGCACAGTCTATCGGTGAGCCTGGTACGCAGTTGACGATGCGTACATTCCATACCGGTGGTGTTGCCGGTGGAGATATCACACAGGGTCTTCCTAGAGTCGAGGAGCTCTTTGAGGCTCGCAAGCCAAAGGGACTGGCAATTATCTCCGAATTTGCAGGTGTTGTCGAGGTAAAGGATACCAAGAAGAAGAGAGAAATTGTTGTGACCAACAATGAGAGTGGAGAGTCAAAAACTTATTTGATTCCATATGGCTCAAGAATGAAGGTTTCAGATGGTCAAGTCATTGAGGCGGGTGATGAGCTGACGGAGGGTAGTGTAAATCCACATGACATCTTAAAGATTAAGGGTGTTCGAGCAGTTCAAGATTATATGCTTCAGGAAGTACAACGTGTATATCGTCTTCAGGGTGTAGAGATCAATGATAAGCATATCGAGGTCATTGTTCGCCAGATGCTTCGCAAGATTAAAATTGAGGAGAGTGGAGATTCTACTGTTCTTCCAGGTGTTTCAATGAATGTTTTGGAATACAATGATATGAATGAGGCATTGATTGCTCAAGGAAAGAGACCAGCAAAGGGAAATCAGGCAATGCTTGGTATTACAAAGGCTTCTCTTGCAACCGATTCCTTCCTTTCTGCGGCGTCCTTCCAGGAGACAACAAAAGTTCTTACAGAGGCAGCAATTAATGGAAAAGTAGATCATTTGATTGGTATCAAGGAGAATGTATTGATTGGTAAACTCATCCCAGCAGGTACGGGTATGAAGAGATACCGCAATGTAAAGCTTGACACTGACATCAATATGGATGACAATATTGTGTTGGATGATTTTGAATTTGACACAAATAGTGAAGAGTCACCAACAATAGAAGAGTAA
- a CDS encoding replication-associated recombination protein A, whose amino-acid sequence MDLFDYMQEDAKRAQAPLAVRMRPRVLEEVVGQEHILGKGKLLYRAIQADRMGSIIFYGPPGTGKTTIARVIANTTRADFKQINATVAGKKEMEEVVNQAKQWLGMYGKKTILFVDEIHRFNRAQQDYLLPFVEDGTLTLIGATTENPYFEVNAALLSRSSVFELKTLKKEDIALLLRRAIDDQERGLGKMALEVELEAISFLAGECNGDARVALKALEMAALTTPMSENGRIIISLSTVEECIQKRAMYYDKQGDNHYDTISAFIKSMRGSDPDATVYYLARMLEAGEDIRFIARRIMICASEDVGNADPQALQLAVSASLAVERIGMPEARIILSQAAIYVACAPKSNASIVAIDEAFKVARKGQVPDHLKDAHYRGARALQRGETYQYPHDYPGHYVRQQYLPDGLEDCRFYHPGELGYEKKMGEDLSRRKK is encoded by the coding sequence ATGGATTTATTTGACTATATGCAAGAAGATGCCAAGAGGGCGCAGGCACCGCTAGCTGTGCGTATGCGCCCTCGGGTGCTCGAAGAAGTTGTGGGACAAGAGCATATTTTAGGCAAAGGAAAACTACTCTATAGGGCAATTCAAGCCGATCGAATGGGTTCTATTATTTTCTATGGTCCTCCTGGAACAGGGAAGACAACGATTGCGAGAGTCATCGCAAATACTACAAGAGCAGACTTTAAACAAATAAACGCAACAGTTGCGGGCAAAAAAGAGATGGAAGAAGTGGTCAATCAAGCAAAGCAATGGCTTGGGATGTACGGAAAAAAGACCATTTTATTTGTTGACGAAATCCATCGCTTTAATCGAGCACAACAGGATTATCTACTTCCTTTTGTGGAAGATGGGACATTGACATTGATTGGAGCGACAACAGAAAATCCATATTTTGAGGTAAATGCAGCACTATTATCTCGGTCGTCGGTGTTTGAATTAAAAACTTTAAAAAAAGAAGACATTGCATTGTTGTTGCGTCGAGCAATTGACGATCAGGAGCGAGGGCTTGGGAAGATGGCCCTAGAGGTAGAACTTGAGGCAATTTCTTTTTTGGCAGGGGAATGTAATGGGGATGCCAGGGTGGCACTCAAGGCCCTTGAGATGGCGGCACTCACAACACCAATGTCAGAAAATGGGAGAATTATCATTTCACTTTCTACGGTTGAGGAATGTATTCAAAAGAGAGCAATGTATTATGATAAACAAGGAGACAATCACTACGATACGATTTCTGCGTTTATTAAGAGTATGCGAGGCTCTGATCCTGATGCCACAGTATATTATCTAGCTAGGATGCTTGAGGCAGGAGAGGACATTCGATTTATTGCACGAAGAATTATGATTTGTGCGTCAGAAGATGTGGGAAATGCAGACCCACAGGCTTTACAGCTTGCTGTTTCAGCAAGTTTGGCAGTGGAAAGAATTGGCATGCCAGAGGCAAGAATCATTTTATCTCAGGCGGCCATTTATGTTGCGTGTGCACCAAAGAGCAATGCATCCATTGTGGCGATTGATGAAGCATTCAAAGTGGCGAGAAAGGGACAGGTGCCTGATCACTTAAAAGATGCACATTATAGGGGTGCAAGGGCACTACAAAGAGGAGAAACATATCAATATCCCCATGATTATCCAGGACATTATGTGAGACAACAATATCTCCCTGATGGATTAGAAGATTGTCGATTTTATCACCCTGGAGAGCTTGGATATGAGAAAAAAATGGGGGAAGATTTGTCCAGGAGAAAAAAATGA
- the prmC gene encoding peptide chain release factor N(5)-glutamine methyltransferase gives MHNLREVYTEGKNRLQKAGVQSYEFDARQLLFFVFSIDANQYLLNQSMPFGEEEEKKVNSYFEAIQKRSEKIPLQYITGEQNFCGLDFYVNENVLIPRLDTEVLVEKILEYEEPGQRVMDMCTGSGCIAITLQKLGGFQVMAVDISEEALTLARKNAQRNQAQVTFFQSNMFEQLSNTSKVDVIVSNPPYIESKVVDELDDEVKKYEPRLALDGMEDGLHFYRILAREGKRFLNEGGRLYVEIGFDQAEAVKEIFGAQGFLDIQVYKDLAGLDRVVAMHR, from the coding sequence ATGCATAATTTGCGAGAGGTCTATACAGAGGGAAAAAATAGATTACAAAAGGCAGGAGTACAGTCCTATGAATTTGATGCAAGGCAACTTCTCTTTTTTGTTTTTTCCATTGATGCCAATCAATATTTGCTCAATCAGAGTATGCCCTTTGGTGAGGAAGAGGAAAAAAAAGTAAATTCCTATTTTGAGGCGATTCAAAAGCGATCAGAAAAGATTCCATTGCAATATATCACAGGAGAGCAAAATTTTTGTGGACTTGATTTTTATGTCAATGAAAATGTATTGATTCCTAGATTGGATACAGAAGTATTGGTTGAAAAAATTTTGGAATATGAAGAGCCAGGGCAGAGGGTAATGGATATGTGTACAGGTTCGGGTTGCATTGCCATTACATTGCAAAAACTTGGGGGATTTCAAGTGATGGCTGTGGATATTTCTGAGGAGGCATTGACATTGGCAAGAAAAAATGCACAGAGAAATCAGGCACAAGTCACATTTTTTCAGTCAAATATGTTTGAGCAACTCTCCAATACTTCTAAGGTGGATGTGATTGTGAGCAATCCACCTTACATTGAGAGCAAAGTGGTCGATGAATTAGACGACGAGGTAAAAAAATATGAGCCAAGGCTTGCACTGGATGGGATGGAAGATGGACTTCACTTTTATCGTATCCTGGCGAGAGAAGGCAAAAGATTTTTAAATGAGGGTGGAAGGCTATATGTAGAGATTGGCTTTGACCAAGCTGAGGCGGTAAAGGAAATTTTTGGGGCACAGGGATTTTTGGATATCCAAGTTTACAAAGACCTTGCAGGACTTGACCGTGTTGTGGCGATGCACCGATAG
- a CDS encoding TIGR00266 family protein gives MKYEIKGGNFPVVICTCDAGEKLLCEAGAMSWMSANMKMSTNMTGGLGKAFGRMFSGESMFMNSYEAQGGEGMIAFASTMPGEIRAIKVEPGKDVILQKRAFLAAESGVELSVFLQKRLGSGFFGGEGFIMEKVSGEGMVFAEIDGSAVEYTLEKGQSLVVDTGYVAIMDATCTMEVQTVPGVKNVLFGGEGLFNTVVKGPGRVIVQTMPMSKLAGAIGGAIVKK, from the coding sequence ATGAAATACGAAATTAAGGGTGGAAACTTTCCAGTGGTAATATGTACTTGTGATGCCGGAGAGAAGTTACTCTGTGAGGCTGGAGCAATGAGTTGGATGAGTGCAAATATGAAGATGAGCACCAACATGACAGGCGGTCTTGGAAAGGCTTTTGGAAGAATGTTTTCTGGAGAGTCTATGTTTATGAATAGCTATGAAGCACAGGGTGGAGAAGGAATGATTGCCTTTGCATCGACAATGCCAGGAGAGATTCGAGCAATTAAAGTGGAGCCAGGAAAGGATGTTATCCTTCAAAAGAGAGCATTTTTGGCTGCGGAGTCAGGAGTGGAGTTATCTGTATTTTTGCAGAAAAGATTAGGATCAGGCTTCTTTGGCGGCGAAGGATTTATTATGGAGAAGGTATCTGGAGAGGGTATGGTCTTTGCAGAGATTGATGGAAGTGCTGTGGAGTACACTCTCGAAAAGGGACAGAGTCTAGTTGTAGATACAGGATATGTGGCGATTATGGATGCAACTTGCACAATGGAAGTGCAGACTGTTCCAGGTGTAAAGAATGTGCTCTTTGGTGGCGAGGGACTATTTAATACTGTAGTCAAGGGACCAGGAAGAGTAATTGTTCAGACAATGCCAATGTCTAAGTTAGCTGGAGCTATTGGCGGAGCAATAGTAAAGAAGTAG
- the rpmE gene encoding 50S ribosomal protein L31, protein MREGIHPEYYQATVTCNCGNTFVTGSTKKDIHVEVCSKCHSFYTGQQKAASARGRIEKFNRKYGVKAE, encoded by the coding sequence ATGAGAGAAGGAATACATCCAGAGTATTACCAGGCAACAGTTACATGTAACTGTGGTAACACATTTGTGACAGGTTCAACGAAGAAGGATATCCACGTAGAGGTTTGTTCAAAGTGCCATTCATTCTACACAGGACAGCAGAAGGCAGCTTCCGCACGTGGACGAATTGAGAAGTTCAATCGTAAGTATGGAGTAAAAGCAGAATAA
- the prfA gene encoding peptide chain release factor 1 has product MFDNLEDILIHYEEVMMELGSPDVANDQTKFRKLMKEQSDLLPLVEAYKAYKEAKQSQEDALSMLDTESDEEIREMAKEELAEGKKKEAELEQELKILLLPKDPNDDKNIMLEIRAGAGGDEAALFAAELYRMYVHYAESQNWKVEMINVNENGIGGFKEVVAMVTGKGAYSKMKYESGVHRVQRVPETESGGRIHTSTASVAVMPEAEEVDVQIDMNDIRIDVMRASGNGGQCVNTTDSAVRLTHYPTGIVIYSQTEKSQLQNKEKAFALLRSKLYEIELEKKQSAESAERKSQIGTGDRSEKIRTYNFPQGRVTDHRINLTLYKLDKIMNGDIQEIIDACIAADQAAKLAKLNEQ; this is encoded by the coding sequence ATGTTTGATAACTTAGAGGATATTTTAATACATTACGAAGAAGTTATGATGGAGCTTGGTAGCCCAGATGTGGCGAATGACCAAACAAAATTTAGAAAATTAATGAAAGAGCAATCAGATTTATTGCCACTGGTAGAGGCCTATAAGGCCTATAAGGAGGCAAAGCAAAGTCAGGAAGATGCCCTTTCTATGCTGGATACCGAGAGCGATGAAGAAATTCGCGAGATGGCAAAGGAAGAACTTGCCGAGGGAAAGAAAAAAGAGGCAGAGCTTGAACAAGAATTAAAGATTTTATTATTACCAAAGGATCCAAATGATGACAAGAATATTATGTTGGAGATTCGTGCAGGTGCAGGTGGAGATGAAGCGGCTCTTTTTGCAGCTGAACTCTATCGCATGTATGTGCACTATGCAGAGAGTCAGAATTGGAAAGTAGAAATGATCAATGTCAATGAAAATGGTATCGGTGGATTTAAGGAAGTTGTGGCCATGGTTACAGGTAAAGGAGCCTATTCAAAGATGAAGTATGAGTCGGGCGTACACCGTGTACAGCGTGTGCCAGAGACAGAGTCTGGCGGAAGAATTCATACCTCCACGGCATCCGTTGCCGTTATGCCAGAGGCGGAGGAAGTGGATGTACAGATTGATATGAATGATATCCGCATTGATGTTATGCGTGCTTCAGGAAATGGTGGACAGTGTGTCAACACGACAGATTCTGCAGTGCGACTGACACATTATCCAACAGGAATTGTCATCTATTCTCAGACAGAAAAGAGTCAGCTCCAAAATAAGGAAAAGGCATTTGCACTTCTTCGCTCAAAGTTATATGAGATTGAGCTTGAGAAAAAGCAAAGTGCAGAGTCTGCTGAGCGAAAGAGTCAGATTGGTACAGGAGACCGCTCAGAAAAGATTCGAACTTATAATTTCCCACAAGGACGTGTGACGGATCATCGAATTAATTTGACTTTATATAAACTTGACAAGATTATGAATGGAGATATTCAAGAGATTATCGATGCATGTATTGCTGCAGATCAGGCGGCAAAGCTGGCTAAGCTCAATGAACAATAG
- the rho gene encoding transcription termination factor Rho: MREKLETLSISELKMMAKEAGIKGISLLRKSELIDVLCEYAKEMEEKEKEEESKAEESKRGIDMQELDSGVKAEGILEVMPDGFGFIRCANYLPGDDDVYVAPSQIKRFRLKTGDIICGSKRIKAATEKFAALLYLKTVNGCPLSAIDRRPNFEDLTPIFPNERIHLETSGVKNTVAMRVVDLLSPIGKGQRGMIVSPPKAGKTTLLKQVAKAVVENEPSMHIIILLIDERPEEVTDIKEAIEAPNVEVIYSTFDELPERHKRVSEMVIERAKRLVEQGQDVMILLDSITRLARAYNLTIAPSGRTLSGGIDPAALYMPKRFFGAARNLRERGSLTILATALVDTGSRMDDVVYEEFKGTGNMELVLDRKISEKRIFPAIDIYKSGTRRDDLLLTARERSCVEVLRKELNTAKPEEVTESIIELFSATRTNAEFIDKMLAKYSL; this comes from the coding sequence ATGAGAGAAAAATTAGAAACATTGTCCATTTCAGAATTAAAAATGATGGCTAAGGAAGCTGGGATAAAGGGAATTAGTCTGTTAAGAAAATCAGAGTTGATTGATGTACTGTGTGAATACGCAAAGGAAATGGAAGAAAAGGAAAAGGAAGAGGAAAGTAAGGCAGAAGAAAGCAAAAGAGGTATTGATATGCAAGAACTTGACTCTGGAGTAAAGGCCGAGGGAATTCTTGAGGTGATGCCCGATGGATTTGGTTTTATTCGCTGTGCCAATTATTTGCCAGGAGATGATGATGTCTATGTTGCACCTTCGCAAATTAAACGCTTTCGTTTAAAGACAGGGGATATTATCTGTGGTTCAAAGCGAATTAAGGCGGCGACAGAAAAATTTGCTGCACTATTGTATTTAAAGACGGTCAATGGTTGTCCACTTTCGGCAATTGACCGAAGACCAAATTTTGAAGATTTGACCCCAATTTTTCCAAATGAACGCATTCATTTGGAGACAAGTGGTGTAAAAAATACAGTGGCTATGCGAGTGGTGGACTTATTGTCTCCGATTGGCAAGGGACAAAGGGGAATGATTGTATCCCCACCAAAGGCAGGTAAAACAACATTGCTAAAACAGGTAGCTAAGGCTGTTGTGGAAAATGAGCCAAGTATGCATATTATTATTTTGTTGATTGATGAAAGACCAGAGGAAGTGACCGACATTAAGGAGGCAATAGAAGCACCAAATGTCGAAGTTATTTATTCTACATTTGATGAATTGCCAGAGAGACACAAGAGAGTTTCCGAGATGGTTATCGAGAGGGCAAAGCGGCTCGTAGAGCAGGGGCAGGATGTAATGATTTTGTTGGATTCCATAACAAGACTGGCCAGAGCCTATAACTTGACCATTGCACCGAGTGGAAGAACGCTCTCTGGAGGTATTGATCCAGCAGCACTTTATATGCCAAAGAGATTTTTTGGTGCAGCGAGAAATTTGAGAGAGAGGGGAAGTCTTACGATTCTTGCCACAGCCCTAGTTGATACAGGAAGTCGAATGGACGATGTAGTCTATGAGGAATTTAAGGGCACAGGAAATATGGAATTGGTGCTTGATCGAAAGATTTCTGAAAAGCGAATTTTCCCAGCGATTGATATTTATAAGAGTGGAACAAGAAGAGATGATTTGCTTTTGACAGCGAGAGAGCGCAGTTGTGTGGAGGTTCTTCGGAAAGAACTCAATACTGCAAAGCCAGAAGAAGTGACCGAAAGTATTATCGAATTGTTCTCTGCAACAAGGACGAATGCAGAGTTTATAGATAAGATGCTTGCGAAGTATTCCCTATAA
- a CDS encoding cold shock domain-containing protein, which yields MHNGTVKWFNAAKGYGFITDDADQSEIFVHFSGINTEGYKSLEDGQKVTFETTEGNRGIQAVNVTVVA from the coding sequence ATGCATAACGGTACAGTAAAGTGGTTTAACGCAGCGAAGGGATACGGATTTATTACAGATGACGCAGATCAAAGCGAAATCTTTGTACACTTTTCAGGTATTAATACTGAAGGTTACAAGTCTCTTGAGGATGGTCAAAAGGTAACTTTTGAGACAACTGAGGGAAATAGAGGAATCCAGGCTGTTAATGTAACAGTAGTTGCTTAA
- a CDS encoding DUF1385 domain-containing protein yields MKYSGIGGQAVIEGIMMRNGKKYATAVRKPDGDIAVQVDTYESVSGKCPVFRWPFIRGIFAFVDSMILGMKTLAFSASFFEDDEDSKPSKVEEFLDRVFGEKAESAIMTLSILFSVVAAVAIFMVLPLLLSNIVKKFTENYYVIALFEGVLRVVIFVSYIKIISRMEDIQRTFMYHGAEHKCINCVEHGMDLTVENVMKSSKEHKRCGTSFLIIVMIISILFFMVIRVDSIPLRILSRIVLIPVIAGISFEFLSLAGRSDSALVNILSKPGLWMQGLTTAEPTPDMVEVAIRAVDEVFDWKKYLRENFDRSGANA; encoded by the coding sequence ATGAAATATTCAGGAATTGGTGGTCAGGCAGTGATTGAGGGCATTATGATGAGAAATGGGAAAAAATATGCCACAGCTGTCCGAAAACCAGATGGAGATATTGCCGTACAGGTCGATACTTATGAAAGTGTTTCAGGTAAGTGCCCAGTATTTCGCTGGCCATTTATTCGCGGTATCTTTGCTTTTGTTGATTCAATGATATTGGGAATGAAGACATTGGCCTTTTCAGCAAGTTTCTTTGAAGATGATGAAGACAGTAAGCCGTCAAAGGTCGAAGAATTTTTGGATCGAGTGTTTGGAGAGAAGGCGGAGAGTGCCATTATGACACTTTCTATTCTTTTTTCTGTGGTGGCGGCCGTGGCCATTTTTATGGTTTTGCCACTGCTATTGAGCAATATTGTCAAGAAATTTACAGAAAATTATTATGTCATTGCATTGTTTGAGGGAGTGTTGAGAGTGGTCATCTTTGTCAGCTACATTAAAATCATTTCTCGGATGGAAGATATTCAGCGGACATTTATGTATCACGGTGCGGAGCACAAATGCATCAATTGTGTGGAGCATGGAATGGACTTGACAGTGGAAAATGTAATGAAGAGCTCAAAGGAGCACAAAAGATGTGGAACAAGCTTTCTAATTATTGTGATGATCATTAGCATTTTATTTTTTATGGTCATCCGTGTGGACAGCATTCCATTGAGGATTTTGAGCCGAATTGTCTTAATTCCTGTCATTGCTGGCATAAGTTTTGAGTTTTTAAGTCTTGCAGGTCGAAGTGACAGTGCACTTGTGAATATTTTGAGTAAGCCAGGACTTTGGATGCAGGGCTTGACCACAGCAGAGCCAACACCTGATATGGTTGAAGTGGCGATTCGTGCGGTGGATGAAGTGTTTGATTGGAAGAAATACCTGAGAGAAAATTTTGATCGGAGTGGGGCAAATGCATAA